Proteins co-encoded in one Sulfurimonas sp. HSL1-2 genomic window:
- a CDS encoding glycosyltransferase family 9 protein: MHFPPFARNGFREPFKFFTAPTAESVTQAYRPADGKQRQSVSRAKNIVVFLQNRDFFGAQICHIPLLEALRKVYPGRKIHLVSKHKISNLLKELGLADEVILESGKLELASRYFALAPEITLNLRRQSGFVNTLVGLGSVQTKIGFASPISTKLFTRTRTHETGVYRAQNYLRLLDRAMEETHFSEGNEILIMPGAGGEHKIWPLANYLDAARVLSARHPVLKIAFVLGAKEKGMRQAIEQSGFAVYDNLEIRPLVEKVKRAKCVIANDCGPSHIAQVYKKRSVILYSDESYTAQGTIDEWFHKHDRAVALIGEAGAPIDTIPVTEVVANVEQLLCC, encoded by the coding sequence ATGCACTTCCCCCCTTTCGCCCGGAACGGTTTCCGGGAACCTTTCAAATTCTTCACGGCACCGACGGCTGAGAGCGTAACACAGGCGTACCGTCCGGCTGACGGAAAACAGCGTCAATCCGTTTCGCGGGCGAAAAATATCGTGGTTTTTCTGCAGAACCGGGATTTTTTCGGTGCGCAGATCTGCCATATCCCGCTGCTGGAAGCGTTACGAAAGGTCTATCCGGGCCGGAAGATCCATCTTGTTTCGAAGCACAAGATCTCCAACCTGTTAAAAGAACTCGGGTTGGCGGATGAGGTGATCCTTGAATCGGGCAAATTGGAACTCGCATCACGCTACTTTGCGCTGGCACCGGAGATCACCCTTAATCTCCGGCGCCAGTCGGGTTTCGTCAATACCCTTGTCGGCCTCGGGAGTGTTCAGACGAAAATAGGATTTGCCTCCCCGATAAGCACGAAGCTCTTTACACGGACACGGACGCATGAGACAGGCGTTTACCGGGCGCAGAACTATCTGCGTCTGCTCGACAGGGCGATGGAAGAGACACATTTTAGCGAGGGGAATGAGATCCTGATCATGCCCGGTGCCGGCGGTGAACACAAGATCTGGCCGCTTGCAAACTATCTCGATGCAGCGCGGGTGCTCTCTGCACGCCACCCCGTTCTCAAAATTGCTTTTGTGCTGGGCGCCAAAGAAAAAGGGATGCGGCAGGCAATTGAGCAAAGCGGTTTTGCGGTCTATGACAATCTGGAGATCCGGCCTCTTGTCGAAAAAGTGAAACGCGCAAAGTGCGTCATCGCGAACGATTGCGGTCCTTCCCACATTGCACAGGTCTACAAAAAGCGGAGTGTCATTCTTTACAGCGACGAGTCATACACGGCGCAAGGGACGATCGATGAGTGGTTTCACAAACATGACAGGGCCGTTGCCCTGATCGGCGAGGCCGGCGCTCCGATTGATACGATTCCCGTTACGGAGGTCGTGGCGAACGTCGAGCAGCTGCTGTGCTGCTGA
- a CDS encoding YrbL family protein: MQLFREVLDEVRRQGLTLVQLRHRPISEEYAFHGDYDFILPQEQRKAFLTLLFEMASEATIAFGIDQTKSGKLKLLLYDTESPAFITLEIWNHLQVHDPEGASLKRIFWEDLAHMLGAVEAGRMTLPFPIEALYYLSHLYTKNKRLDAEEVARRVAYYLQEAEARGEDVITALFRRLPSQGIKAVAHEANRELMALGILRARGDKTRYWEEKRARFFEEWHRFRMKKRTNRRLIPFIGPDGVGKTTLIEAACGATGKTSYYRFKKMFRKSLLYKAALPVMRLRTIKAMGMKPEKNQVDDYCGGVVLGIALLRYPLLWLQTQLKGYLLADRYYFDFLLKNSRFEGHDSGLREGWQRWLGLLPTPGLLVQLDAPASVIHARKEELSAEDIDRYRTLMFRLYLEKPSARYLYLNTSRPLEHCSQTLMQAMESVGVKKKSNAQQLDLSRAQLLGSGNERLCYVHPEDPSKVIKVNRKGVKGREQNRIEAVYYRNLRWWEVSFHHLPKCRGWIETSEGKGLMFDRITNADGTAPVTFDEALRSGAVTEQEGRQMLKALGAYLLENSILFADVALSNIIYRQSAEGGKLIIVDGLGSRHCGPKFWLYRNVRLLSRMRIRRQLARLQQNFDTLVKTLGQAENA; this comes from the coding sequence TTGCAACTGTTCCGGGAAGTGCTGGATGAGGTGAGACGCCAGGGGCTGACGCTGGTCCAGCTGCGTCACCGTCCCATCAGCGAGGAGTACGCATTTCACGGTGATTATGACTTTATTCTTCCGCAGGAGCAGCGCAAAGCTTTCCTGACACTGCTGTTTGAGATGGCGAGCGAAGCCACTATCGCGTTCGGTATTGACCAGACGAAGAGCGGGAAACTGAAACTGCTTCTTTACGATACGGAATCGCCCGCGTTCATTACGCTGGAGATCTGGAACCACCTGCAGGTCCATGACCCCGAAGGCGCATCGCTCAAGCGGATATTCTGGGAGGATCTCGCACATATGCTCGGTGCAGTGGAAGCGGGAAGAATGACACTTCCTTTTCCCATAGAAGCCCTCTACTACCTTTCGCACCTCTACACCAAAAACAAGCGCCTCGATGCGGAAGAGGTGGCGCGGCGCGTTGCCTATTATCTGCAGGAAGCGGAAGCGCGTGGAGAGGACGTTATCACGGCACTCTTCCGGAGATTGCCGTCGCAGGGCATCAAGGCCGTCGCCCATGAGGCGAACCGCGAACTGATGGCGCTGGGCATTCTGCGGGCTCGAGGTGATAAAACACGCTATTGGGAGGAGAAACGCGCACGCTTCTTTGAAGAGTGGCACCGTTTCCGGATGAAAAAACGCACCAACCGCAGGCTGATCCCGTTCATCGGACCTGACGGCGTCGGCAAGACCACACTGATTGAAGCGGCATGCGGCGCCACAGGCAAGACCTCGTATTACCGCTTCAAAAAGATGTTCCGGAAGTCGCTGCTCTACAAAGCGGCCCTGCCCGTGATGCGCCTGCGGACGATAAAAGCGATGGGGATGAAGCCGGAGAAGAACCAGGTCGACGACTATTGCGGCGGCGTGGTACTGGGGATCGCACTGCTCCGCTATCCGCTGCTGTGGCTGCAGACACAGCTGAAAGGCTACCTGCTCGCCGACCGGTACTATTTTGACTTTCTGCTGAAAAACAGCCGTTTCGAAGGCCATGATAGCGGACTGCGGGAGGGATGGCAGCGGTGGCTCGGTCTGTTGCCGACGCCGGGGCTGCTCGTTCAGCTTGACGCCCCCGCTTCCGTGATCCATGCCCGGAAGGAGGAGCTTTCAGCGGAAGATATCGATCGCTACCGGACGCTGATGTTCCGCCTCTACCTGGAAAAACCGTCGGCGCGTTACCTTTACCTGAATACCTCCCGTCCTCTGGAGCACTGTTCGCAGACGCTGATGCAGGCCATGGAAAGCGTCGGCGTCAAAAAAAAAAGCAACGCGCAGCAGCTTGATCTGAGCCGGGCCCAGCTCCTGGGCAGCGGGAATGAACGGTTGTGCTATGTCCACCCCGAAGACCCGTCGAAGGTCATCAAGGTCAACCGCAAAGGGGTCAAGGGAAGGGAGCAGAACCGTATCGAGGCGGTATACTACCGGAACCTGCGGTGGTGGGAAGTCTCTTTCCATCATCTCCCCAAATGCCGCGGATGGATCGAAACGTCCGAGGGGAAAGGATTGATGTTCGACCGTATCACCAATGCGGACGGTACGGCGCCTGTCACCTTTGACGAAGCGCTCCGTTCGGGTGCCGTTACCGAGCAGGAGGGGCGTCAGATGTTGAAAGCGCTGGGGGCCTATCTGCTGGAGAATTCCATCCTCTTCGCCGATGTCGCACTGAGCAATATCATCTACCGGCAAAGTGCGGAGGGGGGAAAACTGATCATTGTTGACGGTCTCGGCTCAAGGCACTGCGGGCCGAAGTTCTGGCTCTACCGCAACGTCCGTCTGCTCTCGCGCATGCGTATCCGTCGGCAGCTGGCGCGTCTGCAGCAGAATTTCGACACCCTGGTGAAAACACTGGGTCAAGCGGAAAACGCCTAA
- a CDS encoding UDP-glucose/GDP-mannose dehydrogenase family protein, translating to MKISVIGTGYVGLVSGTCFAQMGNSVTCVDIDEAKIAKLREGIIPIYEPGLETMVLENHEKGTLTFTTDIRAAIASTDVAFIAVGTPMGEDGSADLQYVLAVAKSIGEHMQHYMVVVDKSTVPVGTAEKVKAAIQAELDKRGADIDFDVVSNPEFLKEGAAIEDFMHPDRVVIGAESEQAMQVMHDLYAPFMKKSDRFIGMDIKSAEMTKYAANAMLATKISFMNEMANICERVGADVNKVRHGIGSDGRIGYSFIYPGCGYGGSCFPKDVQALAKTAKDFGYTPRILDAVEAVNYDQKMVIANKVIKRFGEDLSGLTFGIWGLAFKPETDDMREASAITIINALTTRGAKIKAYDPKARHEAESHYLKGNESVEYVDSKYDALTDADALILVTEWQEFRSPDFDEIDKRLKSPVFFDGRNQFDKERMARLGFEYFQIGV from the coding sequence ATGAAAATCTCCGTCATCGGAACGGGCTACGTCGGACTGGTCAGCGGGACCTGTTTTGCACAGATGGGCAACAGCGTCACCTGTGTGGATATCGATGAGGCGAAGATCGCGAAACTGCGCGAGGGGATCATTCCGATCTACGAACCGGGTCTGGAGACGATGGTACTGGAGAACCATGAGAAGGGGACGCTGACGTTCACGACCGATATCAGAGCGGCGATCGCCTCGACGGATGTCGCCTTTATCGCCGTCGGTACCCCGATGGGAGAAGACGGCAGCGCGGACCTGCAGTACGTCCTGGCCGTCGCCAAGAGCATCGGCGAGCATATGCAGCACTACATGGTCGTCGTCGACAAGTCAACGGTGCCCGTCGGGACGGCGGAGAAGGTCAAAGCCGCGATCCAGGCGGAGCTGGATAAACGTGGCGCCGACATCGATTTTGACGTTGTCTCCAACCCGGAGTTCCTCAAAGAGGGGGCGGCCATCGAGGACTTCATGCACCCTGACCGCGTCGTCATCGGCGCCGAGAGCGAGCAGGCGATGCAGGTGATGCATGACCTCTATGCGCCGTTCATGAAGAAGAGCGACCGCTTCATCGGGATGGATATCAAAAGCGCCGAGATGACCAAGTACGCCGCGAACGCGATGCTCGCGACGAAGATCAGCTTCATGAACGAGATGGCCAACATCTGCGAACGCGTCGGCGCGGACGTCAACAAGGTGCGCCACGGTATCGGGAGCGACGGCCGCATCGGCTACAGCTTCATCTACCCGGGCTGCGGCTACGGCGGCAGCTGTTTCCCCAAGGATGTCCAGGCACTCGCCAAAACGGCCAAGGATTTCGGCTATACCCCGCGCATCCTCGACGCCGTCGAGGCCGTGAACTATGACCAGAAAATGGTCATTGCGAACAAGGTGATCAAGCGTTTCGGCGAAGATCTCTCGGGCCTCACCTTCGGCATCTGGGGCCTGGCGTTCAAACCGGAGACGGACGACATGCGCGAAGCCTCCGCCATCACGATCATCAATGCCCTGACAACACGCGGCGCAAAGATCAAAGCGTACGATCCCAAAGCCCGCCACGAGGCGGAGAGCCACTACCTCAAGGGCAATGAAAGCGTCGAATACGTCGACAGCAAATACGACGCCCTTACAGACGCGGACGCGCTGATCCTCGTCACGGAGTGGCAGGAGTTCCGCAGCCCCGACTTCGACGAGATCGACAAGCGCCTCAAAAGCCCCGTCTTCTTCGACGGCCGCAACCAGTTCGACAAAGAGCGCATGGCGCGCCTCGGCTTCGAATACTTCCAGATTGGTGTTTAA
- a CDS encoding glycosyl hydrolase has translation MKPPYAWDFHSDQPYQLKDRALKRRLRKAQRASLVKTALSGLLWLPLALLAMPFLRRRPVEASRFTGLIIDPLREPEATLGAVTELDVNELLIRVKLWEPDALEKITAFARNLEGRRLLFVLMQDREHIEDAALRRRSLERTFAALAPFGDRFQIGTTINRAKWGFASVNEYLEFFKTAQQLRDERYPELKLIGPGVIDFEYHFAAHAFFNLRGIRFDAVAALLYVDRRGAPENTQTGCDLPCKINFLSSLVMLSPRAKYPLYLTETNWPLSGTAPYAPTSEKECVDGETYASYMVRYYLLALATQQVATVYWHQLAAPGYGLVDTREGWHKRPGFKAFKTMASLLKEARHIALQQRRDRFEMLLQRPEGLLRIFWTNGTEYTQHFAEPRHFIGRDGNTFTTDALTVSGSPVYLIEKDEA, from the coding sequence ATGAAACCGCCGTACGCCTGGGATTTCCACTCCGACCAGCCCTATCAGCTCAAAGACCGTGCCCTCAAACGCCGCCTGCGCAAAGCGCAGCGCGCTTCCCTTGTCAAAACGGCGCTCTCCGGCCTGCTCTGGCTGCCGCTGGCGCTGCTGGCCATGCCTTTCCTGCGCCGCCGCCCGGTCGAAGCCTCCCGTTTTACGGGCCTTATCATCGACCCCCTCCGTGAGCCCGAAGCCACACTCGGTGCCGTCACCGAGCTTGATGTCAACGAGCTGCTGATCCGGGTGAAACTCTGGGAACCCGACGCGCTGGAAAAGATCACGGCCTTTGCCCGGAACCTCGAAGGAAGACGGCTGCTCTTCGTGCTGATGCAGGACCGCGAACACATTGAGGATGCAGCACTCCGCCGCCGGTCGCTCGAGCGCACCTTTGCCGCCCTTGCCCCCTTCGGCGACCGCTTCCAGATCGGCACGACCATCAACCGTGCGAAATGGGGATTCGCGAGCGTCAACGAATACCTGGAGTTCTTCAAAACGGCGCAGCAGCTCCGCGACGAGCGTTACCCGGAGCTGAAACTCATCGGCCCCGGTGTCATCGATTTTGAATACCACTTCGCCGCCCACGCCTTTTTCAACCTCCGCGGCATCCGCTTCGACGCCGTAGCCGCCCTCCTTTACGTCGACCGCCGCGGGGCCCCGGAAAACACCCAGACGGGGTGCGACCTCCCCTGCAAGATCAATTTCCTCTCCTCACTGGTAATGCTCTCGCCCCGGGCGAAATACCCCCTCTACCTCACCGAGACGAACTGGCCGCTGAGCGGAACGGCCCCCTACGCGCCCACCAGCGAAAAGGAGTGCGTCGACGGGGAGACCTACGCCTCGTACATGGTGCGGTACTACCTGCTCGCCCTGGCGACACAGCAGGTCGCCACCGTCTACTGGCACCAGCTTGCCGCCCCGGGCTACGGTCTTGTCGATACCCGGGAGGGGTGGCATAAACGCCCCGGGTTTAAGGCATTCAAGACCATGGCGTCTCTGTTGAAAGAGGCGCGGCATATCGCCCTGCAGCAGCGCCGTGACCGCTTCGAGATGCTGCTGCAGCGCCCCGAGGGCCTGCTGCGGATCTTCTGGACGAACGGGACCGAGTATACCCAGCACTTTGCCGAGCCCCGCCACTTTATCGGCCGTGACGGCAATACCTTTACGACGGATGCCCTGACCGTCTCCGGCAGCCCGGTCTATCTGATTGAAAAGGACGAAGCGTGA
- the waaF gene encoding lipopolysaccharide heptosyltransferase II, whose product MKLLIILPNWLGDAVMATAAIESLCECYPRARLTLVGSFVSVEALKHHPMCVNAYVDETKKGGNRLANTYRFAKMIGRHDAAVSFRNQLHASLLLRWTGTPKTVARKSWHAQLLLSDAVALSRGEHLTAQYQRLADRLCGGETAPGPLRLFITPKTFDRPTLGINPGATYGSAKRWYPEKFAAVAAHFSDRYDIVIFGGPGEMAMAEAIEKDLQARGVENYRNLAGKTTIPELCAAIGGLSLFVTNDSGPMHVAAAYRVPTVAIFGPTRHKETCQWGNPKSAIVRHDMACAPCMKRECPLKHHECMKSIEAYEVIEAAEQLIV is encoded by the coding sequence GTGAAGCTGCTGATCATCCTGCCCAACTGGCTCGGCGACGCGGTGATGGCTACGGCCGCCATCGAATCGCTCTGCGAATGCTACCCCCGGGCGCGACTGACCCTCGTCGGCTCCTTCGTCTCCGTCGAAGCCCTCAAACACCACCCGATGTGTGTCAATGCCTATGTCGACGAAACGAAAAAAGGCGGAAACCGCCTCGCTAACACCTACCGCTTTGCCAAAATGATCGGCCGCCATGACGCCGCGGTCAGTTTCCGCAACCAGCTGCACGCCTCGCTGCTGCTGCGCTGGACGGGGACCCCCAAAACCGTCGCCCGCAAGAGCTGGCATGCACAGCTGCTGCTCAGCGACGCGGTTGCCCTCTCCCGCGGTGAGCATCTGACAGCGCAGTACCAGCGGCTGGCCGACCGCCTCTGCGGCGGCGAAACCGCACCGGGACCGCTGCGCCTTTTCATAACACCGAAAACCTTTGACAGACCGACGCTCGGCATCAACCCGGGAGCGACCTACGGTTCGGCCAAGCGGTGGTACCCCGAAAAGTTCGCCGCCGTCGCCGCCCATTTTTCCGACCGCTACGACATCGTTATCTTCGGGGGTCCCGGTGAAATGGCCATGGCGGAAGCGATTGAAAAGGATCTGCAGGCACGGGGGGTTGAGAACTACCGCAACCTCGCGGGAAAAACGACCATTCCCGAACTCTGCGCCGCTATCGGGGGGCTGTCGCTCTTCGTCACCAACGACAGCGGCCCCATGCACGTCGCGGCGGCCTACCGCGTGCCCACCGTCGCGATCTTCGGGCCGACGCGTCACAAAGAGACCTGCCAGTGGGGCAATCCCAAAAGCGCCATCGTCCGCCACGACATGGCGTGCGCCCCCTGCATGAAACGCGAATGTCCCCTTAAACACCATGAATGTATGAAATCGATCGAAGCTTATGAAGTGATTGAAGCGGCGGAGCAGCTCATCGTCTGA
- a CDS encoding YfaZ family outer membrane protein — MLKTLVATLALGCSLFAMHEAELNLNNYDLNLKLDLDMGQFNDAVDPDTVFVGARYLHGSYHHSDELRDKDHDLVDLHFAVGEHLDANRALKLGLGAKLVYTSIEGYDYYAMPLGLFARYTLPLNLAIPFVVGADLYYAPQVLAWQDAKNYLEYDLSLDIRIIERAAVTAGYRKIDTDFDLPGGDFTFNEAWFAGVKFRF; from the coding sequence ATGCTGAAAACTTTGGTCGCCACGTTGGCACTGGGCTGCTCGCTGTTCGCGATGCACGAAGCGGAACTGAACCTGAACAACTACGATCTCAATCTGAAACTCGATCTTGATATGGGGCAGTTCAACGATGCCGTCGATCCGGACACCGTCTTTGTCGGTGCACGCTATCTGCACGGCTCCTACCATCACAGCGACGAACTCCGCGACAAGGATCACGATCTTGTCGACCTGCACTTTGCCGTCGGGGAGCACCTGGATGCCAACCGCGCGCTCAAGCTCGGGCTCGGGGCAAAACTCGTTTACACCTCTATTGAAGGGTATGACTATTACGCCATGCCGCTCGGACTCTTTGCACGTTATACGCTGCCGCTGAACCTGGCGATTCCCTTTGTCGTCGGCGCCGATCTTTACTACGCGCCGCAGGTGCTTGCCTGGCAGGATGCGAAGAACTACCTGGAGTATGACCTGTCGCTCGATATCCGGATCATCGAACGCGCCGCGGTGACGGCGGGGTATCGCAAGATCGATACGGACTTCGACCTTCCCGGGGGGGATTTCACCTTCAACGAGGCCTGGTTCGCCGGGGTCAAGTTCCGCTTCTAA